One part of the Nitrospirota bacterium genome encodes these proteins:
- a CDS encoding AlpA family phage regulatory protein produces the protein MIPVSKSSWWAGVKSGKYPKPVKLSARCTCWRVEDIRSLITQLRQS, from the coding sequence ATCATCCCTGTAAGCAAGAGCTCCTGGTGGGCAGGAGTAAAATCGGGAAAGTATCCAAAGCCTGTGAAGTTGTCCGCCCGTTGCACTTGTTGGCGAGTTGAAGATATCCGGTCGTTGATAACGCAACTAAGGCAATCATGA